A single Anopheles funestus chromosome 2RL, idAnoFuneDA-416_04, whole genome shotgun sequence DNA region contains:
- the LOC125762996 gene encoding uncharacterized protein LOC125762996 — protein MPAIAFRNPIARVILLIRGIAKYDMLQFFRSAWTRFKMLDILILSRIDYRTLLVCLFNPYLTSRDELLDERNMFCYQLRTMDDVHVFNREVQRFTSERITNLHQYPLTIAITDVELMSKAVYFANGTIRRYQYLDGEIVEIMRERMNFTINYNQLNYQESVGFISSNGSLGGTLQMLEHNTIDLAANSRSIIQHPMRNLQYVHFLCPIQLIFVVPMNYFRDRYKVVFFHSFSLQMYSTNLALALLLPLLLLVLMRREFSLAAYTKETFRILAIVFSSSVRLPRENRHRLVLMGLMFYSIVAYSAWQGITIIQLNMDDEKLRNIQTLDELINTKLNLKAIVSFGNAIRGKVWNSSDVRGRIAAKLDIQWTPSNISLIYEVADNRTSAVPIIEYFIEVVRSRYFDQVRKQSKLYFVRQPFIEYLTAMALPKNSPLFPTIRRLTMYCLENGVVNHQLSLIRQKGVLLQIAENRNKTLRDEPPARRVNLFNMRIVFFVYLLLNGVAILVFLAEIGYYRYRQKQTTIHKRQMRVRVRRSSTVWPYIE, from the exons ATGCCGGCGATTGCATTTCGCAATCCGATAGCGAGAGTGATTCTGCTGATTCGTGGCATTGCCAAGTACGATATGTTGCAGTTCTTTCGTAGCGCATGGACACGATTTAAGATGTTGGACATTCTTATACTGAGTCGCATCGACTATCGTACGTTGCTGGTGTGTCTGTTCAATCCATATCTGACCAGTCGGGATGAATTGTTGGACGAGCGGAATATGTTCTGCTACCAACTAAGAACGATGGACGATGTGCACGTGTTTAATAGGGAAGTGCAACGGTTTACCAGCGAGCGTATTACCAACCTTCACCAGTACCCGCTGACGATAGCGATCACGGATGTTGAGCTGATGTCGAAGGCGGTTTACTTTGCGAATGGGACGATTCGTCG CTATCAATATCTCGATGGTGAAATTGTGGAAATTATGCGAGAACGAATGaattttacaattaattacaATCAACTCAACTATCAAGAGTCGGTCGGCTTCATCTCCTCGAACGGCAGCTTAGGTGGAACGTTGCAGATGTTGGAACACAACACGATCGATCTGGCAGCGAACTCACGCTCGATCATACAGCATCCGATGCGCAACTTGCAGTATGTCCATTTTCTTTGCCCGATCCAGCTGATATTCGTGGTGCCGATGAACTATTTTCGCGATCGTTACAAGGTTGtgtttttccattccttttcaCTGCAAATGTACTCAACAAATTTGGCGCTGGCCTTGTTACTGCCATTACTGTTGCTGGTGCTGATGCGTCGTGAGTTTTCATTAGCTGCCTACACGAAGGAAACGTTTCGCATTCTTGCAATTGTGTTTTCGTCCAGTGTTCGTTTACCGCGCGAAAATCGACACCGGTTAGTGCTGATGGGACTGATGTTTTACAGCATAGTGGCTTATTCGGCCTGGCAAGGTATTACCATCATTCAGCTAAATATGGACGATGAAAAGCTGCGCAATATACAGACGCTGGATGAGCTGATTAACACAAAGCTGAATCTGAAAGCTATCGTGTCCTTTGGTAATGCGATACGAGGTAAAGTTTGGAACAGTAGTGATGTACGGGGGCGTATAGCAGCCAAGCTCGATATACAGTGGACACCGTCGAACATAAGTCTTATCTACGAAGTGGCAGATAATCGAACGTCCGCCGTACCTATCATCGAGTATTTCATTGAGGTGGTTAGGTCTCGATACTTCGATCAGGTACGCAAACAGAGCAAACTGTACTTCGTTCGGCAACCGTTCATCGAGTATTTGACGGCAATGGCACTGCCAAAGAACTCACCACTTTTCCCCACGATACGACGCTTGACGATGTACTGTCTCGAGAATGGGGTAGTGAATCATCAGCTATCGCTCATCAGGCAGAAGGGTGTACTGTTGCAGATTGCAGAGAATCGGAATAAAACTTTGCGCGACGAACCTCCGGCTCGGAGggtaaatttgtttaatatgCGAATcgtgtttttcgtttatttgctATTGAACGGAGTGGCTATTCTGGTGTTCTTAGCTGAAATAGGTTATTATCGTTATcgtcaaaagcaaacaacgatACACAAGAGACAAATGCGGGTACGAGTACGACGATCATCCACCGTATGGCCGTACATAGAGTGA